From Myotis daubentonii chromosome 15, mMyoDau2.1, whole genome shotgun sequence, one genomic window encodes:
- the LOC132216445 gene encoding zinc finger protein 883-like: protein MDFEDVAIGFSEQEWALLGEAQRILYCDVMLEVFALVSSVGCWHKTYDVEAYSEQSVSVQGQSQVRASETAPATQRTLRCKWCFSVLKDILHLTESQAAYLEQKAFFSDAPVRDFCFGANPHQQQGFGPGEKPWTVAVDRASFVTRCSFRSWVPSTNTKVGKVSPGISRLLQHQAPLNTGERHSESEISWEFVSGKSHYNWGGHENTASNSGKVVRHQSICSEEVNNEGNKCGEVSMRTFKRNRHRRVHTGEKPYECTDCGKFFRKSTTLIEHQRVHTGEKPYECTDCGKFFRQCSNLTQHKRVHTGERPYVCGDCGKSFRQKCAFNSHQRVHTGEKPYVCGDCGKSFRQRYSLNTHQRVHTGAKPYECSECGKSCGSSLHLLIHMRIHTGEKPYQCSDCGKSFSQKCNLKSHQRTHTGEKPYVCGDCGKSFSQKCSLNVHQTVHTGAKPYECSECGKSFGSNHHLLNHKRIHTGEKPYQCSDCGKSFSEKCNLKSHQRTHTGKKSYVCGDCGKSFSQKCSLSVHQRVHTGAKLYECSECGKSCGSSHYLLNHKRIQTGEKPYQCSDCATSLREHCNLIQHHRDHFGYEHSERSDTGESCRQTAALTHHQRVHPGETPSEGGDSGNSFSQSSMLTGHNRTLLLDTCLFVFPPCLLFPLQSGSSH from the exons ATGgactttgaggacgtggccattggCTTCTCTGAGCAGGAGTGGGCACTCCTTGGCGAGGCGCAGAGAATTCTGTACTgcgatgtgatgctggaagtgtttgcgCTCGTCTCATCTGTAG GTTGCTGGCATAAAACATATGATGTGGAGGCCTATTCTGAGCAGAGCGTATCTGTACAAGGACAatcacaggtcagggcttctgAGACAGCTCCAGCAACCCAGAGGACCCTGCGGTGTAAGTGGTGTTTCTCAGTGTTAAAAGACATtctgcacctgactgagtcacagGCAGCATACCTAGAGCAGAAAGCCTTCTTCAGTGACGCCCctgtgagagacttctgtttcggtgcaaaccctcaccagcagCAGGGGTTTGGCCCTGGAGAGAAGCCCTGGACAGTAGCTGTGGACAGGGCCTCGTTTGTGACCAGGTGCAGCTTCCGATCTTGGGTGCCTTCAACCAATACAAAGGTTGGGAAAGTCTCCCCAGGCATCTCGAggcttctccagcaccaggccccTCTCAACACTGGGGAGCGACACAGTGAAAGTGAGATTTCATGGGAATTTGTGAGTGGAAAAAGTCATTACAATTGGGGTGGCCATGAAAACACTGCCAGCAACAGTGGGAAAGTCGTTCGACATCAGAGTATCTGCTCTGAAGAAGTGAATAATGAGGGTAACAAATGTGGGGAAGTCTCTATGCGTACCTTTAAACGCAATCGACATAGAAGAGTTCACACGGGAGAAAAGCCCTATGAGTGCACTGATTGTGGGAAGTTCTTTAGAAAAAGCACTACCCTCATtgaacaccagagagttcacacggGAGAAAAGCCCTATGAGTGCACTGATTGTGGGAAGTTCTTCAGGCAATGCTCTAACCTAACTCAACACAAAAGAGTTCACACTGGTGAAAGGCCCTAtgtgtgtggtgattgtgggaagtcattcAGGCAAAAGTGTGCCTTCAACAGTCACCAGAGAGTGCACACTGGtgaaaagccctatgtgtgtggTGATTGTGGCAAGTCATTCAGGCAAAGGTATAGCCTCAACACTCACCAGAGAGTGCACACTGGTGCAAAGccgtatgagtgtagtgaatgtgggaaatcatGTGGGTCCAGTCTTCATCTCCTTATCCATatgagaattcacactggagaaaagccatatcagtgtagtgattgtgggaagtcattcAGTCAAAAGTGTAACCTCAAGAGTCACCAGAGAACTCACACTGGtgaaaagccctatgtgtgtggtgattgtgggaagtcattcAGTCAGAAGTGTAGCCTTAACGTTCACCAGACTGTGCACACTGGTgcaaagccatatgagtgtagtgaatgtgggaaatcattTGGGTCCAACCATCATCTCCTTAACCataagagaattcacactggagaaaagccatatcaGTGTAGTGATTGTGGAAAGTCATTCAGTGAAAAGTGTAACCTTAAGAGTCACCAGAGAACTCACACTGGTAAAAAGTCCTAtgtgtgtggtgattgtgggaagtcattcAGTCAAAAGTGTAGCCTCAGTGTTCACCAGAGAGTGCACACTGGTGCAAAGCtgtatgagtgtagtgaatgtgggaaatcatGTGGGTCCAGTCACTATCTCCTTAACCATAAGAGAATTCAAACCGGAGAAAAGCCATATCAGTGTAGTGATTGTGCGACCTCATTGAGGGAACACTGTAACCTCATCCAACACCACAGAGATCACTTTGGATACGAGCATTCTGAGCGTAGTGATACTGGGGAGTCATGCAGGCAAACCGCTGCTCTCACACATCATCAGAGGGTTCACCCTGGAGAAACGCCATCTGAGGGTGGTGATAGTGGGAACTCCTTCAGCCAAAGTTCTATGCTCACGGGCCACAACAGAACCCTGTTATTAGATACCTGTCTGTTTGTCTTCCCGCcctgccttttatttcctctacAATCAGGCAGTTCACATTGA